Genomic DNA from Plasmodium yoelii strain 17X genome assembly, chromosome: 3:
ATTCATGTATTCTTGTTAGtgcataaaataaatcagGATGGGTTCTAACTAAATATCTAATATTAtctaatataaatacaacaGATctatcatataatttatctttataataatttttattactatatatttttatcctattcttttttatattatattcttCGTCTTCTAGTTCTTTTTTACCGCCATCCTTTTTGCCGCTTTCTTTTTTACCGCCATCCTTTTTGCCgctttcttttttatttctctCCTTTTTACCGCTTTCCTTTTTACTGCTTTCcctttttttcaaattaaattcATTTTCTGGAGTGAATGACAACAGTTTATGCAATGTACTAAAAAATACATCTGTATTTGATACATGATTAGGAACTAGTTTTGTTGGATCATATTGGTAATCTGTAatgttattaaattttttatattcttcaAATTCTTTTAATAAGCTAACACTCAAATCTCTTAATATTGTATGATATATAGCATTTTTTGCTGATTTTCCTGACTGATAAACAGCCATTAAACAATTAACATATGCATATGGtacatttaataattttataaagcTTTTGACAACTTTTGTTTTTCCCATTCCAGGTAATCCTAAAACTTGAATTACAGATATTGGATCTCTTAAATCTCctaataaatttatcattCTATCTAATTGTACTTCTCTTTCGAATccacatatttttaaacaaGTTATATATGTTCCTAATATATCACGTGGTATTGCTGGAATAAtttctttaaaatattcTTCGTCAATTAATTCATTCAACTCTTCATCATGTAAACTATTTTGTTCATCcatatcttcattttctttattttcgtTTCTATCATTTAATTCTTCTgacttgttcatattttcatCAGAATTATCATCATCTTCATTTTCCAGTTCATATTCACTATCTTCATCATTGTTATCGTCCGTTTCGTTTTCGCCATTGTTATCGTCCGTTTCGTTTTCATCATTACTATCGTTCACATATtcgtaattttttttttttttttttaattcggTAATGTTAAGTTGGTTACTATTGGTGTAGTCAGTATTTGAAGGAATTGTGTTTTCATTTTCCTTTGTTCTTGAATTTTGAGAACTATTTGAAATAtctattttttgtttttttgggGAACTAAAACTATAAATGCAATCTTGTGCTGTTGCATTACAGTCATCTGAATTTATATCACTTTCGCtatcttttattttgtgcattttcttaattgttaatgttataaaaatCTCATTTTAATAGAATTGTGTGTATATCTATATAGTGAGATTGGAATAAATctgatataaaatatgatggATCTCAATAAAGGTATCAACAAAATtcaatatgaaaaattaaatgatcaagtaaaatgaaaaagaggAAAAATAAACAACTAAATGAAAGTCGAAAAAAGGAAaacctttttatttttcgagctcatcatatatacacacacatatacaATAAGACCAAATAATATGTCTAATAACTAggattaaatttttatttaatacaaaaaaaaaaaaaaaaaaaaaaactaataatatgaatagataaatgatttatttttttatgtgtgAAAAATAAACTACAAATCAAAgaacttttatataatttgaatctaaaaaaaaaaaataataaggagAAAATAAAGCATAAGgatatatcaaataattatattgtatCAAATTAATTTACACATCAAAATGAAATAAGAGAAATATTTATCGCATTTAGTGAAATATAGTCCAATAAATGTACAAATTAAGGAAATTTGTAAAAATGAATGCAATGCATATTTGGatcttttttcaatttttttttcaaatttttttcaaattttttcaaattttttcatattttttttcatattttttcatattttttcatatttttcttattatatTATGGTGCGCATTTTTTCCAAGCATATAAAAAGGAAGACATgtgtatttaaaaattatattattttaattcatGCATATATCaagatatttattttttttaataatatttttttaacaatatttttttaatattttcaaatattttcgtatttttttataataattaaaaagcTTTTTGTgaagcatatatatataagccCTTGTGTAACAAAATaaggaataataaaatgttaaaaatgtaacaagatcaaattttaaaatgaGAGTAAAAAAGCATATCCAcaaatatgcatatgtaaCTCGTGGTGAATAATATAACccatatataaatgtgactaaaattcaaaatatactaaaattaattatatacaataagaaaaaataagtattcttgtaaaatatatgaaaataatactaatcataaaaaaaaaaaaaaaaaaaatatgtacaaacTAGCTACCTggtataaaaattgttaaaataatattcctgttcataattttttatattttttttttattttcattaaaatcGTCCACTAAATTGTCCTTGATTTTTGCATCAACTGGGATAAGCCTGAAATTAGTTGGAAAATAAATGCAATCAAATAAATGCAATAAACTAAAATAAGAGTATGCCACTTTGTTTATACTAAGGTGCtacaaaatttataaacGTATGCTGAATATGTacatgtatgtatgcatgtattaTATGATGATACCATGTATATGATGCTTTGCCAAAGACTTCTATAATTGATTTAGAAAAACTCTGATTTTctccttttatattttttaaaaattcaataCCTACATCCGTTTTGAAATGTACAAAATTGGtatatcattataatatttttatgacgGGTcatatgaaattaaaaaaaaaaaaaaaacatatattagcAAATAagtgtatataattattattctcGTTTTTCGAAACCTGATGTGTTGGTTTTTATTCCCCAATACTGATCAACAAGCAtaacaaaagaaaatatcccaaatattaatgaaaatatagaaacgaccttgaaaaaattaataaaaagaaatttaCGTTTAGGAAGCTGTGTTAATATTGTTGCTATAAGAGGATACACCCTTGATTAGTAGTAGTATTCATAAtagttattttatattatattattttattttatatttttttatttttatttttttattttattgattatttttttggggGAAATTACTATGATAAGGAAAATGTCCAATTTAAGGAAATTGCActgataaaaaaaagtggaaaataccacaaataatttaagaaaagtttaatatacatatatgtatgtatatatatatattttttttttttcctctttTCTTATTACACTTTCATCTTTAAAATATCTCCGCTTTTTAATGCACATGATCAATttatagaaaattataaaagtgGAATTACAACACATTAATATGGTGTactgaaaaataaaaatgaactccaaaattttatgaatattttttttacattatttaggagaataaatatatttttttacaatgcTTATGAGAATagatacatttttttacaatgGTTAtgagaatatatatttttttttacaatgtTTAGGAGAATGAAAAATTTTTGATTATATAATCCAACACAATTATTTATCCATGTGCCTAAGTTAATCATAGAATAAGGTTgaggaaaattataaatttattaatattgcaagcataaatatatggaaccattttttaatttttataacattcacatttatattcacatttatattcatagttatgtttatatttatatgcgtACAATGATGgtccattttttttacacacTTATTACAAACTGAACAATGGTGAgctctttttatttttgggaAATTACACTTTTTACAATAGCTTATATTATggtcatatatatttatattctcTCCTGGAAAATCTATGAATAAGACAAAACAAAATAAGACAAAAAGAAACAAAAAGAAACAATTATATTCTAATTGCGTTCATAATTGCGTTCGTAATTGCGTTCGTGTTCATAATTGATATACCAGATTTATTCAAATGCCCCGGATTTTTTAAAAGACATTTTATATGACACCATAAAGTCATAAATGTTGTAAATCCAAATGAAATTAAACATGCTATTCTTATTTTTGTcctaaataaaaaaaaacagaaaaaaataactatgCTTGTTTTGTGTGCAATACCAacatatgtttttttttctaaacgaatggaaataattttatgtatatatagcCTTATGTGAagatattatatttcttaattttttttttttttttacgaaAAAGTTAGTGCATATTTGAAACATAAATAGCTTGCTTGAATAATTAGCCCATAAACCTGTGAATTcgtaaaaatgaaaaatgggTGGCatgatgtttttttttcaatttttttttttcgttccattttttattttgaataatttaTACTAATAAAAGAGTAGCGTAGTTGTATAACACACGGAATATCccctttattttatttatcattttaattttatttattttcgatttattataaatgtcTTTCCCCAATGTTAAACGAAGAGAAAAGAGAGGAAAATATGGAAATTTATGATATTTGGGAAAATTTgctacaattatatattcatcgttaatttaaaaaaagcaaaaaaaagcaaaaaaatacaaaaaaaaatccaaaaaagcaaaaaaaaaactttatGTTCCAACATTTTTAAACATTTTCATTGCACACCCATctcaattatttttttattttacaatttgtttaagtgtttattttttttagtttccCTTTATAAGATaagaattaaaataatttgaaaactgggtaaaattaaatatcatttttttataaggaATATTAAAACGTCAATTAAATTAACCATAttacaaataaatacaaaatcgTATTTATATGAGCTACTGTcaaattatgcatataaagaaataagtgtaattattattgtaaaaaaaataaaaaaaaatttggcCTTAAATTGTACATTTTACAATATCTTATAAAAGGacgaaatatattttctcaaTATTAAGCTATTGTAACTTtagcaaatataaatacatattttccattaatatgaattggaaataaaatatatataatttggcAAATACTATTAAgtgtttatataatttggCAAATACTATTGaatgtttatataatttggCAAATACTATTAAACGTTTATATAATTTGGCAAATACTATTGaatgtttatataatttttttcccCAACATTTTAACTTCAAATGTGCAAGcaatatatttctttcaCCACTTTTActatttcataaaaaaatgatttatttatttgcaaaaaaaaaaaaaaaaaaaaaaaaaaaaaaacacacacAACATCCATATAGAATATACTATGTGTATTTTACGCTACGTATATGAGAATCGAATTGAAAATGTACAAAACTATATATAGGGCCGATAAATGTTATAGTAAAAATGTGTCGGAATATGtaggaaataaattaaaaatataaaagtagatataaaatattttgtgtacttatttttatacattttggACAGCtctttgtattttttaattttcattttttttttttttatctctcaatataatttatcatatataaatatgtatatgtatataattatatatattatttaatttttgtaattttttatgatttcttttgtttttgtttttattttggcAAACGACCAAATCATAAACTAATTAAAACTTATAGTAAAATAATttccaaaaataaaaaaaaccaaATTTTTACAATCTGTGCTTTTGCTTTCAGCTACTAGCATATCACTAGCATGTCATTAGCACATCACTAGCATGTCATTAGCACATCACTAGCATATCTTTAGCATTagtattgttatttttttaataatataaaatatgccTATTTAAAGCTAACTAATTATGTTAAACCATAAACAAAAATTTTGAAAGATAATATTGTTCGATTTTATATCTTggattatatttaaattatgatACTCTATTCACATGCACACATATTGAATATAAAGACAATTCTATGATTTTTGATTCTAATAAAacatttctatattttaggttatatattttaaaatataatattaataaataacaaacatatatcatatattttcttaCATTTTATTTGCAACATGATCAAAAATTTAGATGCAGAACATTTAGATGCAGAAAATTTAGGTGCAGAAAATTTAGGTGCAGAAAATTTAGGTGCAGAACATTTAGATGCAGAACATTTAGATGCagaaaatttaaatgataattCGACAAATTGTAACATTCACATTTCTCAAGACGATGAAAAGGATCCATTTTTGAATCGCCCCGTTCAGGAAAATTCACAAAATTCACAAAACGTCCAAAATTCACAAGATTCACAAAACTGCGAAAACACGAATGAAGCAGACCAATTTGATAACATAACGATTATTGGTAAGAGTAAAATGAGCAAATCTTCACATCGAATTGAAACAAATATAGAtcataaatttgaaaaagaTAAAGAATTAGacatatcaaaatatatctaTTTGAGTGAACATTTGAGAATACAAAAAGataaacaaatttttatgagtgtagaattaaataaatatataaatgataacaTTGAACTTATTAAAAGTTTgggaaattataataaatcaccaaaaaatataataaatcatttttttgatataggAATGAAAATAAGATTATTACTTCGTAGAGATAAGATtaaaaaacagaaaaaaaaaattgaaaaaaatggaaaattaaaaaaaaatgataaattttgTAATATTCCAAATTTATATGAACAAGATTCGAATTGTTCAGATAGTAGCTATCTATTATCTGAATCTTCAAACGAAGATGAACAAAAAGTagtgaaaaatattaaagattgccaaaaaataaaaactgaaaaaaatgatttacgtgatattaaaaatttagaaaaaaataaaaatgtatattttcGATATATAGatagtatatatacaaaatatgcAATGATTAGTAATATGAACATTTCATATTTccaaaatatacaaaatattataaataaaaatagttcagataaaaatataacagaTAAAGTGGAAACTGAAATGAATGATATTAGAaccttttttttaaatcaagaAAATACTAAAGCGATTGAAAAAAATCAACAAATATTAAGAAATGATGTTATAAATTCTATGTTTGGTTTTAACATAATAAGTGATACacaatgtataaaaatacctatcaaatatataaatagtgaatataaaaaaaatgaagaaaaaaaaaatgaagaaaaaaaaaatgaaaaaataaatgataccATACATTACTCTGAATCTATTTCAAAAAACAGTGATAATGAACAACatccatttttatcaaaacTTAGGAATGTAAAaaaggaagaaaaaaaaaaaaaaaaaaaaatagacacAAAAAATCAAGACAGTAATTGCACAGAAAAACAAGACAGTAATTGCACAAAAAAACAAGACAataattttccaaaaaaaatatgtgaatatatatttgagttgcaaaaaaaaaattacaaaatgaatggaaaaataaaaaatttaaaacaatatatattattagataATTGGAAAGGTTTTAaaaatcataatatatatgtaaatatgaTAGATcgagaaaaaaaagaaaatgaaaaattatttgcaACTTTATGTTATgatcaaataaattatataaatgaaaaaaaagaaattatattaaaaagagaagaaaaagaaagatTAAAACTACTTAGAGAAAATAATAtggatgaatatataaaattaataaaaaatgtgaaaaataaaagaatacaAGAGTTGTTAGATGTAACAGATAAATTTCTTAATGATATGTCACATTCTGTGTTATATCAAAAAGGAAAAACAAATATCATTTCTTCTGATTTTTCAAAAGAACCAATAAATATGagagaaaaatattatgatgtTGCACATAcgattaaaaataaaattataaaacagCCATCTATATTAATCGGAGGAAATTTAATGAAGTATCAATTAGATGGGTTAGAATGGCTAGtatctttatataataataatttaaatggaATATTAGCAGATGAAATGGGTTTAGGGAAAACTGTACAAACAATAAGTTTATTTGCATATcttaaggaattaaaaatggaagaaaattgtgaaaataatataaatgatgaaatGAATAATCAAATtgggaaaaatataattattgtaCCATTATCTACTTTACCTAATTGGGTAAATGAATTTGAAAAATGGTGTCCAACATTAAAagttataatttataaaggaaataaaaatgaaagaaaaaatattaataaaaatttattagaaaataattatgatatatgtTTAACTACATTtgatattataattaaagaaaaaaatatattaggaAAAATATCTTggaattatataataatagatgaAGGACATAGAATCAAAAATGATAATTCTAAACTACATTCTAttctttctttatttattagtaAATATCGTATATTATTAACAGGCACACctttacaaaataatatgaaagaaTTATGGGctcttttaaattttttacttcctaaaattttttcatcatctACAGATTTTCAACAATGGTTTTCATTTCCATTATCTAATGAACAAACTGTATATGAAACTATGACAGAGGAAGAAGAACTTCTTATTATTAATAGATTACATACTATCCTTTTACCTTTCATGCTTCGACGTTTAAAAAAAGATGTATTAGAATTTCttccaaaaaaatatgaatataatatatatgtacaattATCACTATATCAGAAactattatataaacaaattgaaaataaaaattttaagcAAATCAATTCAGATGGTACATTAAATAACAAAACGTTTCAAAATACAATTATGCAATTACGTAAAATTGTTAAtcatccatttttatttacacatGATTATGATATTAATGATTTTGTGATTAAGTCAAGTGGTAAATTTGAGGTATTAGATAGAATGTTAcctaaattaataaaatttaaacataaaattttattattttgccAAATGACAAAAGTTATGGATATAATTTCTGATTATTTTGAACTtcgaaaatataaatatcatagACTTGATGGTAGTGTTAGTTTATCTGATCGTCGAGATATTATTGATAGttttaatcaaaataaatttgtaaaaaattcTGATAATAGTtctcaaaataaaaatgattccCTTTTATTAGATCCAGCATCTAAATTAGATGATActatgatatttatattgtcTACAAGATCTGGAAGTTTAGGTTTAAATTTACAAGCAGCTGATACTGTAATTATTTTTGATAGTGATTTTAACCCACATCAAGATATACAAGCAATGTGTAGATGTCATAGAATAGGACAAAAAAATGTCGTAAAGGTTTTCCGATTTATTACTCTTTCAAGTGTAGAAgaattaatttttcaaaaagcAAAAGATAAACtcaatataaatgataaagtTATACAAGCAGggttatttaataaaatatataatgataatgatagacaaaaaaaattaaaaaatataattaaaaaaaaccaAAAATATGATCCCACTTTACACCCAACTAACCCTATCATGCTTAACGAATATATGAGTAGAAGCCCGGAAGAACTCGAATATTTTACCAATTTTGACAGAGACTATTTTGGAGAAGAATTATTCTCACAATTGCAATCCATTCGCCAGAATGAAACGCAAAAGGCCCAGTTCCGATACATGAGCGAGGACGATGAGGAGGAAAAGGAGGAAATGGATGAAAATGGGCAGGAAATGGATGAAAATGGGCAGGAAATGGATGAAAATGGGCAGGAAATGGATGAAAATGGGCAGGAAATGGATGAAAATGGGCAGGAAATGGATGAAAATGGGCAGGAAATGGATGAAAATGGGCAGGAAATGGATGAAAATGGGCAGGAAAAGGGTCAGAAAAATGGTCAGAAAAATGGTCAGGAAAAGGGTCAGAAAAATGCAGAACGGGTTTGCGATGCTAGCGGTACTGACTTTGTTTGCGACACCGACGTTGCTGGCGAAATCGAGCGAATCCTAATCGAGTCGAAGAAGCTGGTGTGCGAATCAGAATTGCCagttcatttattttgtgaAGATATTGTTGAaacaaatgaaataaattttaagaGAACAAGGAAAGTAATTAATTCTAATCTAATATATGAAGAAGGACTAACAGAAGATCAATTTTGCAAACTAATAGATCCAACACCCCCTCAAATCTGTTCTCAAAACAATATCGAGTCTCCTGTTGAAATTCAAGATAGTATGGAAAATGAACAGTCTCACAAACTTGATCTTTTAGAAAAACAAACATTTGATATTGGACGTCAAAAttgtaatgataataaagagaaagaaaaagaaatcatgggaaataaaatacatgaatatatagataaaaaaattttgatattaaataaaacaagagatgataatatatctagtttagaaaataattatctcgaagaaaatgaaagaaaAGATGAATTGGAAAATCAAGACAAACCAAGTGATgtagaaaaagaagaaaatattattaaaaaacgAAAGGGcgaagaaatatatatcaacaaTTTTGAACAAAATTATTCACAGTTATCTGGACCATCTGATATGTTAGATGAAAAAGAGaacaaaaaaaggaaaaaaaatggtGGGCAAATTTAATTGTTGCCATCTGGTTTCACTATATTGTATTAACAgcaaaatgaagaaaaatgtgaaaaaaaatgtgaaaaaaaatgtgaaaaaatgaggaaataaattaagaagaaatatatacatcTTAGTCTTATACATCTTAGTCTTATACATCTTAGTCTTATACATCTTAGTCTTGTGCACCTTCGCATCTATAGAAAAAGAGCCAATCTTgatacttttttattttacgaAATTTGTCGAATGCTTtgtatttttcataatatctTGTTCGaaaacattttttacatGTCAAAGGATGTGTGTGCccaaattaacaaaaaaaaaaaaaaaaaaaaaaaaaaattaaatcagTTTTTTATGCAAATGTCAATTTTAAAGGGGTGAACAACAAACTCGCTTATGACTTCTCTTTTGAGATTCTGCAAAAGGTGGAAAGGGAAAAATGTGTAAAAAATGGGAAAGTGgaaaaagtggaaaaagtggaaaaatGTGACTGGCAAAATGAACAACCCATGGGTGCCGGTTTAGTAAAATTAGTTTCTCTCCTTTATTGCTCACCATTTCACGCAAActtgataatatatttttatgcattTTCGAAGAAGatgcatttttattattattcattaCTTGCTCAATATTTATTGACAAATTAATGTAATAAGAAGATAATGTATAAGCTtcatataacatttttaattcattatatgaaaatttttttagcattattttttgatataaagGTGATGGATGTATAGAAATTGTACTATGgtttgtaaaataaaaaatgaagttatatattattataattatacttcgtgaaaataataattggtCAAAGTagttgttatttttattctcac
This window encodes:
- a CDS encoding origin recognition cmplx subunit 5, producing the protein MHKIKDSESDINSDDCNATAQDCIYSFSSPKKQKIDISNSSQNSRTKENENTIPSNTDYTNSNQLNITELKKKKKNYEYVNDSNDENETDDNNGENETDDNNDEDSEYELENEDDDNSDENMNKSEELNDRNENKENEDMDEQNSLHDEELNELIDEEYFKEIIPAIPRDILGTYITCLKICGFEREVQLDRMINLLGDLRDPISVIQVLGLPGMGKTKVVKSFIKLLNVPYAYVNCLMAVYQSGKSAKNAIYHTILRDLSVSLLKEFEEYKKFNNITDYQYDPTKLVPNHVSNTDVFFSTLHKLLSFTPENEFNLKKRESSKKESGKKERNKKESGKKDGGKKESGKKDGGKKELEDEEYNIKKNRIKIYSNKNYYKDKLYDRSVVFILDNIRYLVRTHPDLFYALTRIHEYIKGPYNDLTKANKTTRGLCVILINRSPLPDEIFDGLPQPPTVWFDSYTSDMCKNILYRLYSTMCFESLLTYNDKDLKIYYTNNNNQGNNGKEFVIKKNNVVLENDVIYDIWCRYIDYIINVSYKDYKSDFHELLFLCSHMWPLFIKPIIDGTLEPIVENMNALQRNIDTHIRVATYNHGSHFTFELTDSVFLNQTNLKNKIDLSFYSKILLLGAYLASRNSPLTDKRFFNATVKGGAFNLPKKRKTRNSNESILTLIGQSIPKIFTFIRWLCLTDCLLVCFFDEQLILNSLICQQINSLIQLGFVSYYTPNNLSCLVRNSLMNGVQWSGFCGSTLLNSANNFAFLNNSVFCETNNSVTYDPLDPYTKLTIQVPEETIRTISKELKIPIDELIL
- a CDS encoding palmitoyltransferase DHHC11, putative codes for the protein MINKIKGIFRVLYNYATLLLVYGLIIQASYLCFKYALTFSTKIRIACLISFGFTTFMTLWCHIKCLLKNPGHLNKSDFPGENINIYDHNISYCKKCNFPKIKRAHHCSVCNKCVKKMDHHCTWINNCVGLYNQKFFILLNIYTILMCCNSTFIIFYKLIMCIKKRRYFKDESCNFLKLDIFLIIVVSIFSLIFGIFSFVMLVDQYWGIKTNTSGIEFLKNIKGENQSFSKSIIEVFGKASYTWLIPVDAKIKDNLVDDFNENKKKI